A genomic stretch from Balnearium lithotrophicum includes:
- a CDS encoding polysaccharide deacetylase family protein gives MKLCFTVDVELDLGNGPSSYGIDKGLPFILSILKEYGIKGTFFINGLSIDRLKETKLIEKIIIDGHEIASHGYRHVDYRELPFDVAKKELSYVKDVLQSLTGKVVKGFRAPQFRVNDYLIDILCEVGYMYDSSVPEPKCISAASLLRGVRSSSHLLKSTCPLEFPITCLSTIPIPHGLLWVSKIGFELYKKLFTNLVKRKKQVNFYVHPFDIVASDAMGKRTLKGVLRKSFYLFNLENPRKLLENLVLFWAETKVKFSTLETLLEGEKND, from the coding sequence ACGGAATAGATAAAGGATTACCCTTTATTCTCTCTATCTTGAAGGAATACGGAATTAAAGGAACATTTTTCATAAATGGACTATCTATAGATAGGTTAAAAGAAACAAAGCTCATAGAAAAAATTATTATTGATGGACATGAAATAGCATCCCACGGATATAGACATGTGGATTATAGAGAACTTCCTTTCGATGTTGCTAAAAAAGAACTATCCTACGTAAAGGATGTTTTACAATCTTTAACAGGAAAGGTAGTAAAAGGATTCAGAGCTCCCCAGTTCAGAGTAAACGATTACTTAATAGATATTTTGTGTGAAGTAGGATATATGTATGACTCTTCTGTTCCAGAACCTAAATGTATAAGTGCTGCTTCTCTACTGAGAGGGGTAAGAAGTTCCTCTCATCTCTTAAAATCAACTTGTCCTTTAGAATTTCCTATAACTTGCCTTTCAACCATTCCAATTCCCCACGGTCTTCTTTGGGTATCAAAAATTGGTTTTGAATTATATAAAAAGCTTTTCACTAATTTAGTAAAAAGAAAAAAACAGGTTAATTTTTATGTTCACCCGTTTGATATAGTTGCTTCAGATGCAATGGGTAAAAGAACTTTAAAAGGCGTTTTAAGAAAAAGTTTTTATCTCTTTAATTTAGAAAATCCGAGGAAGTTACTTGAAAATCTAGTTTTATTTTGGGCAGAAACAAAAGTTAAATTTTCAACACTTGAAACTCTTTTAGAAGGAGAAAAAAATGATTAG